One genomic region from Sphingobacterium sp. UGAL515B_05 encodes:
- a CDS encoding family 65 glycosyl hydrolase domain-containing protein, producing MKTYIKHNPWQIIEDTFRPEHNEFSESIFAIGNGRMGQRANFEEEFSGKSLQGSYLAGIYYPDKTRVGWWKNGYPEYFAKVINSIDWIGLHILVNGQVLDLNKVTVKSFERRLDMQHGVLYRSFVVEMPDGAQLKVEASRMYHLFASETASLQYNIQALSGPIALEIRSRLNAEVVNRDSNYDEQFWESTAQGRDGENTFVVARTKKTGFEVYAMLKTSVAGPTAVVEVHDTVASPGSMTEIYQTDLAESQICRVEKRVAIVTSQNHPPAQLKEAASANLRQLNVLSYEQLKAQQAVAWQAIWAESDIEISGDVAAQQAIRYNIFQLNQTYTGEDERLNIGPKGFTGEKYGGVTYWDTEAYCIPFYLATQSPKIARNLLIYRHQQLEKAIENAAKLGFINGAALYPMVTINGEECHNEWEITFEEIHRNGAIAFAIYNYVRYTGDQDYIWSHGLEVLVAISRFWAQRVNWSGDRQQYVMLGVTGPNEYENNVNNNWYTNRIASWCLQYTLDCLKKLAQLTNGHADVLKAKLAVTSEEQQKWQHIVDNMYYPFDAQRNVYLQQDGFLDKELIPVAELDPSQRPINQHWSWDRILRSCYIKQADVLQGFYFLEDQFDLDTLARHYEFYEPFTVHESSLSPCVHAILAAKLNKPEKAYEFYLRTSRLDLDDYNNDTEDGLHITSMAGTWMTIVEGFAGMRIKDGQLYLDPMLPKEWEGYKFRVLFRGATLLITVDADGYTIENISDTAVHIQTVTEGFVLPGQSKNQVFQRR from the coding sequence ATGAAAACATATATCAAACATAACCCTTGGCAAATTATCGAAGATACATTTCGCCCCGAACACAATGAATTTTCGGAAAGTATCTTCGCTATTGGTAATGGTCGGATGGGGCAGAGGGCTAATTTTGAAGAAGAATTCAGCGGGAAATCCTTGCAAGGGTCGTATTTGGCCGGTATTTATTATCCGGACAAAACACGCGTAGGCTGGTGGAAAAATGGGTATCCGGAATATTTCGCCAAGGTCATCAATTCCATCGATTGGATAGGCCTGCATATTCTGGTCAATGGGCAGGTGCTCGATCTGAATAAAGTTACGGTTAAATCTTTTGAACGCCGACTGGATATGCAGCATGGCGTTTTATACCGCAGTTTTGTCGTGGAAATGCCAGATGGAGCACAGCTTAAGGTGGAAGCAAGCCGGATGTATCATCTGTTTGCTTCCGAAACAGCTTCATTGCAGTACAACATCCAGGCGCTTTCTGGTCCAATTGCTTTGGAGATTAGGTCACGGTTAAATGCTGAAGTCGTTAACCGTGATAGTAACTATGACGAGCAATTTTGGGAAAGTACAGCGCAGGGTAGGGATGGTGAAAATACCTTTGTGGTAGCGCGCACCAAGAAAACGGGTTTTGAGGTCTATGCCATGCTTAAAACGAGTGTAGCAGGTCCAACAGCGGTCGTGGAAGTGCACGATACCGTCGCAAGTCCGGGTTCTATGACGGAGATCTATCAGACGGATCTTGCCGAATCGCAAATTTGTCGTGTTGAGAAGCGTGTTGCTATTGTCACCTCGCAGAATCACCCGCCAGCTCAGTTAAAAGAGGCTGCTTCGGCTAATCTACGCCAGTTGAATGTGCTGAGTTATGAGCAGTTAAAGGCTCAACAGGCAGTAGCCTGGCAAGCGATCTGGGCAGAAAGCGATATTGAAATTAGTGGTGATGTCGCAGCACAGCAGGCAATACGCTACAATATTTTCCAGCTTAACCAGACTTATACCGGCGAAGATGAGCGCCTCAATATTGGTCCTAAAGGTTTCACAGGTGAAAAATATGGTGGTGTCACGTATTGGGATACCGAAGCATATTGTATTCCATTTTACCTCGCAACACAGTCACCAAAGATTGCCCGTAATTTGTTGATTTATCGTCATCAGCAATTGGAAAAGGCAATCGAAAATGCGGCTAAACTCGGCTTTATCAATGGAGCTGCACTTTATCCCATGGTGACGATCAATGGTGAGGAATGCCATAATGAATGGGAGATTACATTTGAGGAAATTCATCGCAATGGAGCTATTGCATTTGCGATCTATAACTATGTCCGTTATACCGGAGATCAGGATTATATCTGGTCACATGGATTGGAAGTTTTGGTTGCGATAAGCCGTTTCTGGGCACAGCGTGTCAATTGGAGTGGCGATCGCCAGCAATATGTTATGTTGGGCGTGACGGGACCAAACGAGTATGAAAACAACGTAAACAATAATTGGTATACCAATCGTATTGCTTCGTGGTGCCTTCAATATACACTTGACTGTTTAAAAAAGCTGGCGCAGCTGACCAACGGGCATGCTGACGTGCTGAAAGCGAAGCTGGCTGTAACATCAGAAGAACAACAAAAATGGCAGCACATTGTCGATAACATGTATTATCCGTTTGATGCGCAACGGAATGTGTATTTGCAGCAAGATGGCTTTTTGGACAAAGAGCTGATTCCTGTGGCAGAACTTGATCCATCTCAACGCCCTATTAACCAGCATTGGAGTTGGGATAGGATTCTGCGTTCCTGTTATATCAAACAGGCCGATGTATTGCAAGGTTTTTACTTCCTTGAGGATCAATTTGACCTGGACACCCTAGCTCGACATTATGAATTCTATGAGCCTTTTACGGTGCATGAAAGTTCGCTTTCTCCCTGCGTACATGCGATATTGGCCGCTAAATTGAACAAGCCGGAAAAAGCGTATGAATTCTATCTGCGCACCTCGCGTTTGGATCTGGACGATTACAATAACGATACCGAAGACGGTTTACATATTACATCGATGGCGGGTACCTGGATGACAATCGTGGAGGGCTTTGCCGGAATGCGGATTAAGGACGGACAATTGTATTTAGATCCGATGTTGCCCAAAGAATGGGAAGGCTATAAATTCCGGGTGTTATTTCGTGGAGCGACTTTATTGATTACAGTAGATGCCGATGGCTATACGATCGAAAATATAAGTGATACTGCAGTTCATATCCAGACGGTAACTGAAGGTTTCGTGCTCCCGGGGCAAAGCAAAAATCAGGTATTTCAGCGGAGATAA
- the pgmB gene encoding beta-phosphoglucomutase — MINYTTVRAVIFDLDGVLVDTAIYHFQAWHRLAENLGYSFSIVDNEQLKGVSRIESLELILKWAGLEKSEAEKADLLVLKNQWYLELIEQLSPDDLLSGSLELLKKLQEKGIKIGLGSASKNAMGILVKTGIITYFDALIDGNVVQLSKPNPEVFLKGAAVLEIAPAHCLVLEDAQAGIDAARAAGMQVIGVGLEEHLQGADLVVADLGTLVDKF; from the coding sequence ATGATTAATTATACTACTGTAAGAGCCGTAATATTTGATTTGGACGGTGTGTTGGTGGATACGGCAATCTACCATTTTCAAGCTTGGCATAGATTGGCCGAAAACTTGGGCTATTCGTTTTCCATTGTTGACAACGAACAGCTGAAAGGTGTCAGCCGGATTGAATCGCTGGAGCTTATTTTAAAATGGGCCGGGCTGGAAAAGTCCGAAGCTGAAAAAGCGGACTTACTGGTGCTTAAAAACCAATGGTACCTGGAGTTGATCGAACAGCTGAGCCCTGACGACCTGCTTTCCGGTAGTTTGGAACTTTTAAAAAAGCTACAGGAAAAGGGAATTAAGATTGGACTTGGCTCGGCCAGCAAGAATGCAATGGGTATCCTTGTAAAAACTGGAATTATAACCTATTTCGACGCGCTGATCGATGGCAATGTTGTGCAGCTTTCTAAACCCAATCCGGAAGTTTTCCTTAAGGGCGCTGCGGTGCTGGAGATTGCGCCGGCCCACTGCCTAGTGCTGGAAGATGCTCAGGCTGGAATAGATGCAGCAAGGGCAGCCGGTATGCAGGTAATAGGTGTAGGCCTGGAGGAACATCTTCAGGGAGCGGATTTGGTCGTCGCGGATTTAGGGACCTTAGTCGATAAATTTTAA
- a CDS encoding glycoside hydrolase family 13 protein, with the protein MFKRNKKITTVFVALTVLGWSPLMGQSIQRVEPLNWWVGMENPTLQLVVYGPQIGKSEVKVEDKGIELIKVNRVENPNYLFLDVKVAASAKPGWSTFTFSQGKKKLTYRYELKQRDQKIKAQGVNSADLIYLIMPDRFANGNKGNDQVKGMLDMSLNRDSMYLRHGGDLEGIIGKLDYLQDLGVTSLWLTPVLTNDMPQASYHGYANTETYHIDPRFGSNDTYVQLGEQLHKRQMKLIFDVVPNHIGSYHWTVKDKPMADWLNEWPTYTQTSYKDQTVFDPYASADDKKKMVKGWFVPTMPDMNEQNPYVQNYLTQSHIWWIETAAIDGFRIDTYPYNDLDFMAKWTDRILQEYPKFTFFGETWVHGVGNQAYFLGGKRVGQEVDSKLMGVTDFQLNYAIGDALNQKTEWTAGANKLYSTLASDFLYPHPEQNVLFLDNHDKDRFFSVVGENVQKYKSAMAWLMTTRGIPQLYYGAEILMKNFSNPDGLLREDFQGGFAGDKLNKFTADGRTKAEQDMWTFVQTLANYRKQHAVLQTGKTMQYVPEDGVYVYFRYNEQETVMVVMNCNDSAKEIKLDRFKERNSKVKSYVDIIQKKETTPADNTLKLEAYETKVLELKF; encoded by the coding sequence ATGTTTAAGCGAAATAAAAAGATTACCACAGTATTCGTGGCACTAACGGTGCTTGGATGGAGCCCCTTAATGGGGCAATCCATCCAACGCGTAGAACCTTTAAACTGGTGGGTAGGGATGGAAAACCCGACCTTGCAGCTTGTTGTCTATGGACCTCAGATAGGGAAAAGCGAGGTAAAGGTGGAGGATAAAGGGATAGAACTTATCAAGGTCAATCGCGTGGAAAATCCCAACTACCTGTTTTTGGATGTCAAGGTGGCTGCTTCGGCCAAACCAGGATGGTCAACTTTTACCTTTAGTCAGGGAAAGAAAAAATTAACCTATCGTTATGAGTTGAAGCAGAGAGATCAAAAAATAAAAGCACAGGGTGTGAACAGTGCTGATTTGATCTACCTGATTATGCCCGATCGTTTTGCCAATGGAAACAAAGGAAATGACCAGGTGAAAGGCATGTTGGATATGAGTTTAAACCGAGACTCGATGTATCTGCGTCATGGCGGTGATCTGGAAGGTATTATCGGAAAGCTGGATTATCTACAAGATCTTGGGGTGACATCATTGTGGTTGACTCCTGTGTTGACCAATGACATGCCGCAGGCTTCATATCATGGTTATGCCAACACCGAAACCTATCATATTGATCCCCGTTTTGGTAGCAACGATACCTATGTCCAATTGGGTGAACAGCTGCATAAACGTCAGATGAAATTGATTTTTGATGTGGTGCCCAATCATATCGGAAGTTATCATTGGACGGTAAAAGACAAGCCGATGGCCGACTGGCTCAATGAATGGCCTACCTATACACAGACATCTTACAAAGACCAGACAGTTTTTGATCCTTATGCCTCTGCAGACGACAAAAAGAAAATGGTCAAAGGCTGGTTTGTTCCCACAATGCCCGATATGAACGAACAAAACCCATACGTTCAAAATTATTTGACCCAAAGCCATATCTGGTGGATCGAGACCGCAGCAATAGATGGATTCCGAATTGATACCTATCCGTACAATGATCTGGATTTTATGGCCAAATGGACAGATCGCATTCTGCAGGAGTATCCAAAATTTACCTTTTTTGGTGAAACATGGGTACATGGTGTGGGGAACCAGGCCTATTTTCTGGGCGGAAAACGAGTTGGTCAGGAGGTGGATTCCAAGCTGATGGGCGTCACGGATTTTCAGCTTAATTATGCTATAGGTGATGCACTCAACCAAAAGACTGAGTGGACCGCCGGAGCGAACAAATTGTATTCAACCCTAGCCTCAGACTTTCTGTACCCACATCCCGAGCAAAATGTGCTTTTTTTGGATAACCACGATAAAGATCGTTTTTTCTCCGTTGTCGGTGAAAATGTGCAGAAATATAAATCGGCAATGGCTTGGCTTATGACAACAAGGGGCATCCCACAATTATACTATGGAGCGGAAATTCTGATGAAGAATTTCTCCAATCCAGATGGCTTGCTACGGGAAGACTTTCAAGGTGGTTTCGCGGGTGACAAACTGAATAAGTTTACCGCAGACGGAAGGACTAAGGCAGAGCAGGATATGTGGACTTTTGTTCAAACGCTAGCCAATTATCGTAAACAACATGCTGTATTACAAACTGGTAAAACGATGCAATATGTGCCCGAAGATGGCGTGTATGTGTATTTCCGCTACAATGAACAGGAGACGGTTATGGTCGTAATGAATTGCAACGACTCGGCGAAAGAGATCAAACTGGATCGTTTTAAGGAGAGAAACAGCAAGGTGAAATCCTATGTAGATATTATCCAAAAAAAGGAAACCACTCCAGCTGACAATACCTTGAAATTGGAAGCTTATGAGACTAAAGTGCTGGAACTTAAGTTTTAA
- a CDS encoding SusE domain-containing protein — protein sequence MKIRHYIGIMLLFIVAFQSCKKDETRAILASGEGIKPATLSLDKTNVTLSKDNAKDTVLHLNMLLPDFGFQAAVTNVLQFGLKGDNFKTIKEVVIPSGRTSLGFTGNELNGYLLSLGVPTGTASDFDVRLKSSINTKIAAVFSALASLKATPYASTSYLYVPGAYQGWDPATAESIVSPTSNGIYTGIISFPEANSEFKITTERNWANSYGQTADGKLAFNGGGNIKAPRAGNLEIEVNTTANTISFKDHNWGIIGSATPKGWDADTDMKFDNANQVWKLTVSLTAGEIKFRKNHDWGTNFGGANGSLIAGGANIAVANAGTYDIVVDFNANTYTLTKK from the coding sequence ATGAAAATTAGACACTATATCGGAATCATGCTGCTATTTATAGTGGCGTTCCAAAGTTGTAAAAAGGATGAGACACGCGCTATATTGGCTAGCGGGGAGGGTATAAAGCCAGCGACTTTAAGCCTCGATAAAACGAATGTAACCTTGTCAAAAGATAACGCAAAGGATACGGTATTGCATCTCAATATGCTGCTGCCTGACTTTGGTTTTCAAGCTGCGGTAACCAATGTACTCCAGTTTGGCCTTAAAGGAGACAATTTTAAAACAATAAAAGAAGTAGTGATCCCAAGCGGCCGGACAAGCTTGGGATTTACAGGCAACGAACTGAATGGTTACCTGCTTTCTCTTGGTGTACCGACAGGGACGGCGTCTGATTTCGATGTTAGACTTAAGTCGAGTATCAACACTAAAATAGCAGCTGTATTTTCGGCTCTGGCAAGTCTTAAGGCAACTCCATACGCTTCGACCAGCTATTTGTATGTTCCTGGGGCTTATCAGGGATGGGATCCGGCCACGGCTGAATCAATAGTCTCACCAACAAGCAATGGCATCTACACGGGCATTATTTCCTTTCCGGAAGCGAATTCGGAATTTAAGATTACGACAGAGCGCAATTGGGCGAATTCCTATGGACAAACTGCAGATGGTAAACTCGCTTTTAATGGCGGTGGAAATATAAAAGCGCCACGTGCAGGAAATCTGGAAATAGAAGTCAATACGACCGCAAATACCATTTCATTTAAAGATCACAATTGGGGCATTATTGGTAGTGCCACACCGAAAGGCTGGGACGCCGATACGGATATGAAATTCGACAATGCCAATCAGGTATGGAAGCTCACAGTGAGCTTGACTGCAGGCGAAATCAAATTCCGTAAAAACCACGATTGGGGAACAAATTTCGGCGGAGCTAACGGCAGTCTGATTGCCGGCGGGGCCAATATCGCCGTTGCCAATGCCGGTACGTATGATATCGTCGTGGATTTCAATGCAAATACCTATACGTTGACGAAGAAATAA
- a CDS encoding RagB/SusD family nutrient uptake outer membrane protein: MKKLNKYITVCLMALSLSSCHKDLDLKPTNDVTADVAYKDFNGYTMAFARLYGSLALTSTSGPNNTDLGGLDAGTSDFLRLFWNAQELTTDEAACAWLNDGGVSGLDYLKFDDSNPMLRGLYTRCIYSATLVNEFLRESTDAKLSSRGISDADKTEIAYYRAEARFLRAYNYWVLLDLFGNPPFVTEETAVGKVPPPQIKRAELFAYVEKELLEVVNQLKGAKQNVYGRIDQVAAWGLLARLYLNAEVYLGAGNKKYAEAITYAEKALNSSYSLGTSYRQLFYADNDVNNPEFIFYLPYDGTKTQSKGGTTYLINAAIDATMNPTSFGVPGGGWAGNRVRDNIATIFGDYSGTTDKRAMFHLNTSVKIEDIAVYKQGLAVTKFRNVNKDGSAPTAAEGFVASVDFPLIRLAEMNLIYAEATLRGGAGGTMAKALDYVNKLRVRAYGNNSGNLTNLSLDDILNERVKELYWEGFRRSDLIRYGKFTGDNYLWPFKGGVLAGQAVESYRVLFPIPAADLIANPNLVQNPGYN, encoded by the coding sequence ATGAAAAAACTAAATAAATATATAACGGTCTGTTTAATGGCGCTATCGCTTTCGAGTTGTCATAAAGATTTAGATCTTAAACCGACCAATGATGTTACCGCGGACGTGGCCTATAAAGATTTCAATGGCTATACGATGGCTTTTGCACGATTGTACGGCTCTTTGGCTCTAACCAGTACTTCGGGACCAAACAATACTGATCTCGGAGGTCTGGATGCAGGTACGTCAGATTTCTTACGTCTGTTTTGGAATGCACAGGAGCTGACAACAGACGAGGCTGCTTGTGCTTGGCTCAATGATGGCGGGGTGAGTGGTTTGGATTACCTGAAATTTGATGATAGCAACCCCATGCTTCGTGGTTTATACACGCGCTGTATCTATAGTGCAACACTTGTCAATGAATTTTTGAGGGAAAGCACCGATGCAAAACTGAGCAGCCGGGGGATCTCGGATGCGGATAAAACCGAAATTGCTTACTATCGTGCTGAAGCGAGGTTTTTGCGTGCCTATAATTATTGGGTACTGCTTGATTTATTTGGAAACCCACCTTTTGTGACGGAAGAAACTGCCGTTGGGAAAGTTCCACCTCCACAAATAAAGAGAGCTGAACTTTTTGCATATGTAGAAAAGGAACTTTTGGAGGTCGTTAATCAACTGAAAGGTGCCAAGCAGAATGTTTATGGACGTATCGACCAGGTCGCAGCATGGGGATTATTGGCAAGATTGTATCTTAATGCTGAGGTGTATCTGGGAGCAGGCAATAAGAAATATGCCGAAGCCATTACTTATGCGGAAAAGGCGCTGAACTCGAGTTATAGTTTGGGTACAAGCTACCGTCAATTATTTTATGCAGATAATGATGTCAACAATCCTGAGTTTATTTTTTACCTACCTTATGATGGTACCAAAACACAAAGTAAAGGTGGAACGACTTACCTGATCAATGCTGCTATCGATGCAACAATGAATCCGACTTCTTTTGGTGTACCCGGTGGTGGATGGGCAGGTAACCGCGTACGCGATAATATTGCGACGATCTTTGGTGATTACTCCGGTACAACGGATAAGCGAGCTATGTTTCATCTGAATACTAGTGTAAAGATTGAAGATATTGCTGTTTATAAACAGGGATTGGCCGTGACCAAATTCCGCAATGTCAATAAGGATGGGTCGGCTCCAACAGCCGCAGAAGGCTTTGTAGCTTCGGTAGACTTTCCATTAATCCGTCTGGCAGAGATGAATTTGATTTATGCCGAAGCGACACTACGTGGAGGAGCAGGGGGGACGATGGCCAAGGCACTTGATTACGTAAATAAATTACGTGTCCGTGCCTATGGCAACAATAGTGGGAACTTAACGAATCTTTCTTTGGATGATATTCTCAATGAGCGTGTGAAAGAATTGTACTGGGAAGGATTTAGAAGGTCCGATTTAATCCGGTACGGCAAATTTACAGGTGATAATTACTTATGGCCTTTTAAAGGTGGTGTATTGGCTGGACAGGCAGTGGAAAGCTATCGAGTGTTATTTCCTATTCCCGCAGCAGATTTGATTGCTAACCCAAATCTTGTTCAAAACCCAGGTTATAATTAA
- a CDS encoding SusC/RagA family TonB-linked outer membrane protein — translation MNKQLSRPFWALSMLLGVSASAFAQQATLKGRVMDQKGSSLVGATLRFEDIQKSLSTNANGDFSLDRLQTGKLRLKVSMVGYATLDTLIQVNDGQHPLNLYLKSNSSTLEEVVVIGYGTQKKSELTGSISTVSAKDFQKGQISSPEQLIMGKVPGVQITTSGGQPGAGSTIRIRTGASLNASNDPLIVVDGIPLAGGGMPGVANPLSMINPNDIETFTILKDANATAIYGSRASNGVIMITTKKGSRSGTQVNFSTQNSLATVAKKVDLLSADQIRDYVNANGTDAMKKLLGTANTDWQDVIYGNAFTTDDNINIASKVAEMPYRVSVGYMNQDGVLKNDNMRRTATSLALTPNFFDKHLKVEVNARATWSKSKFATQDAIGSAIQFDPTQPVYVDDKNSFGGYYEWIQGGKPNPNSPRNPLALLELRKDIGDVFRSTGNAKLDYSMHFLPELHANLNVSYDLARAKGNTLTPAIAARNFNEGGERTQYKTDINNKVLEFYLKYDKELPTIKSNIDATLGYGYYKNSTKSYNFARTNEAGDILTSVNLPFDRPENLLISYYGRMIYTYDNRYVLSGTLRADGSSRFSPDNRWGYFPSVGFTWRAKNEGFLKDHSVISDLKLRLSYGKTGQQDGIANYSYMPNYTISGDQSMYRFGNEYFYLYSPVVYDGDIRWESTTTYNAGIDFGFNNNRIYGSVDYYSKKTKDLLSTIPIAVGSNFSNFLLTNVGNMENQGLEFNLHVLPIKTENSTLDLGINLTYNRSKVTNLTLSDDPNFMIETGGIRGGTGNNIQAHMVGYTPYSFRVYQQVYDDAGKPVEGLYVDRNGDGVISDSDRYMYKSPLPKYLIGFSAAYSYKKWSASTTLRANLDNYVYDNVSSNFGSSYNVIDQASLVINNAPVDFLNTNFKEKQLLSDYYIKNASFLKMDNVNVAYQVGHFIRNSKAMLSISATVQNVFTISKYKGVDPEISNGIDDRFYPRPRTYVLGVNVNF, via the coding sequence ATGAACAAACAGCTATCACGTCCATTTTGGGCTCTGAGCATGCTACTCGGTGTAAGTGCTTCGGCATTTGCGCAACAGGCAACGCTAAAAGGGCGAGTAATGGACCAGAAGGGGAGTTCCTTGGTCGGTGCTACACTGCGCTTCGAGGATATTCAAAAATCACTGTCTACCAATGCGAATGGGGATTTTAGCTTGGATAGACTACAAACAGGAAAATTACGTCTGAAAGTAAGTATGGTCGGATACGCGACCTTGGATACCTTGATCCAGGTCAACGATGGACAGCATCCGTTAAACCTTTACCTTAAATCCAATAGCAGTACACTGGAAGAGGTTGTTGTGATTGGTTATGGTACACAAAAGAAAAGTGAACTGACGGGTTCAATCAGCACAGTATCTGCAAAAGATTTTCAAAAAGGACAGATCTCTTCGCCGGAGCAACTCATTATGGGGAAAGTTCCGGGCGTACAGATTACAACAAGTGGGGGGCAGCCGGGCGCAGGAAGCACAATCCGCATCCGTACCGGAGCTTCATTGAACGCCAGCAATGATCCGTTAATTGTCGTCGATGGAATTCCATTGGCTGGTGGTGGTATGCCGGGCGTAGCCAACCCATTAAGTATGATCAATCCGAATGACATCGAGACGTTTACAATTTTAAAAGATGCCAATGCAACAGCTATCTATGGTTCGCGAGCGTCGAACGGGGTGATTATGATTACGACCAAAAAAGGTAGCCGCTCCGGTACGCAGGTGAATTTTAGTACACAGAATTCATTGGCGACAGTCGCCAAAAAAGTCGATCTATTGTCTGCAGATCAGATTCGTGATTATGTCAATGCAAATGGAACCGACGCAATGAAGAAGCTATTGGGAACAGCGAATACCGATTGGCAGGATGTGATTTATGGCAATGCATTTACAACAGATGATAATATCAATATTGCATCAAAAGTTGCCGAGATGCCTTATCGTGTATCGGTTGGATATATGAATCAGGATGGGGTATTGAAAAATGACAACATGAGAAGGACAGCAACGTCGCTGGCTTTGACACCCAATTTTTTTGACAAACATTTGAAGGTAGAGGTAAATGCGCGCGCAACCTGGTCGAAATCCAAATTTGCAACACAGGATGCAATTGGTTCTGCTATTCAGTTTGATCCGACTCAACCGGTTTATGTTGATGATAAAAATAGCTTCGGAGGATATTACGAATGGATACAGGGGGGGAAACCGAATCCAAATTCACCCAGAAATCCACTGGCTTTGCTGGAATTGCGCAAAGATATAGGCGATGTCTTTCGGAGTACGGGAAATGCAAAGTTAGACTACAGCATGCATTTCTTACCCGAGCTCCATGCTAATCTGAATGTAAGTTATGACTTAGCGCGCGCTAAGGGAAATACCCTGACACCTGCTATTGCAGCGCGTAATTTTAATGAAGGTGGTGAGCGTACACAGTATAAAACAGATATTAACAATAAAGTGTTGGAATTCTATCTGAAATACGATAAGGAATTGCCTACCATAAAAAGTAATATCGATGCGACTTTGGGCTATGGCTATTATAAGAATAGTACGAAGTCCTACAATTTTGCTCGCACCAATGAAGCCGGTGATATTTTAACCTCGGTGAACCTCCCTTTTGATAGGCCTGAAAATCTGCTGATTTCCTATTATGGGCGGATGATCTACACCTACGATAATCGTTATGTACTATCTGGAACGTTAAGGGCCGATGGTTCCTCCCGATTTAGCCCCGATAATCGTTGGGGATATTTTCCATCGGTAGGTTTTACCTGGCGTGCGAAAAACGAGGGATTTTTGAAGGATCACAGCGTAATTTCAGATCTGAAACTTCGATTGAGCTATGGAAAAACTGGACAACAGGATGGAATAGCCAATTATTCCTATATGCCTAATTATACGATTAGTGGGGATCAGTCCATGTACCGTTTCGGCAATGAATATTTTTATTTGTATTCACCAGTGGTGTACGATGGTGATATCCGTTGGGAAAGTACGACAACCTATAATGCAGGAATCGATTTTGGTTTTAATAATAATCGTATTTATGGTAGTGTGGATTATTATTCGAAAAAAACCAAGGATCTTTTGAGCACTATTCCAATTGCGGTGGGATCCAACTTTAGTAATTTTCTACTGACTAACGTCGGTAACATGGAAAATCAAGGTCTTGAATTTAATCTCCATGTGTTGCCTATTAAAACAGAAAATTCAACCTTGGACCTTGGTATTAACCTCACCTACAACAGAAGTAAAGTAACCAATTTGACGCTATCGGACGATCCTAACTTTATGATCGAAACAGGTGGTATCCGTGGTGGTACAGGCAATAATATTCAGGCTCATATGGTTGGGTATACACCTTATAGTTTTCGGGTTTATCAACAGGTTTACGATGACGCAGGAAAACCAGTAGAGGGGCTATATGTGGATCGTAATGGTGATGGTGTCATTAGTGATAGCGATCGCTATATGTATAAATCTCCTTTGCCTAAATATCTGATCGGTTTTTCGGCAGCCTATTCGTACAAGAAGTGGTCTGCAAGTACGACCTTAAGAGCCAATTTGGATAACTATGTCTACGATAACGTTTCGTCCAACTTTGGAAGCAGTTACAATGTGATTGACCAGGCATCTTTGGTGATCAACAATGCCCCTGTAGACTTTTTGAATACCAATTTCAAAGAAAAGCAGTTATTGAGTGATTATTACATCAAAAATGCATCTTTTTTAAAGATGGACAACGTTAATGTTGCTTACCAGGTTGGTCATTTTATCCGTAACAGCAAAGCAATGCTTTCCATTTCAGCGACTGTTCAAAATGTATTTACAATCTCAAAGTACAAAGGTGTGGATCCTGAAATATCGAATGGTATTGATGATCGTTTTTACCCTAGGCCACGTACCTATGTACTCGGAGTGAATGTCAATTTTTAA